GTGCGTACATCGGTCATCGTTTTTGCCTCGTTATTATTCTTGCTCGGGCTCACGTGTTACGGGCGGTCAGGGAGCGCTCCTCAGCACTCCACCCAGCTCACGGCCAGGCCGCCCCGTGAAGTCTCTTTGTATTTGTCATGCATGTCGGCGCCGGTATCGCGCATGGTGCGGATCACCCGGTCGAGGGAAATGAAGTGTTTGCCGTCGCCACGCAGGGCCATTTGCGTGGCGTTGATCGCCTTCACCGCCGCGATGGCGTTGCGCTCGATGCACGGCACCTGCACGAGTCCGCCGACCGGGTCGCAGGTCAGGCCGAGGTTGTGTTCCAGGCCGATTTCGGCGGCGTTTTCCAGTTGCTCCGGCGTGGCTCCCAGAACATCGGCGAGGCCCGCAGCGGCCATCGCACAAGCGGAGCCGACTTCGCCCTGACAGCCGACTTCGGCACCGGAGATCGAGGCGTTTTTCTTGCACAGGATGCCGACGGCTGCCGCGCCCAGAAAGAACGCGACCACGTCATCGTCCGACGCGTCCGGATTGAATTTCATGTAGTAGTGCAGGACGGCCGGGATGATCCCGGCGGCACCGTTGGTCGGCGCGGTTACCATGCGTCCGCCGGCGGCGTTTTCTTCGTTGACGGCAAGGGCGAACAGGTTGACCCACTCCATCGCCGACAGGGTCGAACTGATGACGTTCGGCTTGCCGATTTCCAGCAGGCTGCGGTGCAGTTTCGCCGCACGACGCGGAACATTCAGACCGCCGGGCAGGACGCCTTCGTGACGCAGGCCCTGTTCGACACACTCGCGCATCACCGACCAGATATGCAGCAGGCCCTGACGGATCTCGGCGTCGCTGCGCCAGGCCCGTTCGTTGGCCATCATCAGTTCGGAAACCCGCAGGTTGTGCTGTTTGCACAGCGCCAGCAGTTCAACGGCGCTGGAAAAGTCGTAGGGCAACTCGACGTCACCGGCCGGTGCTACACCGGACTCTGCCTCGGCCGCTTCGATGATGAAACCGCCGCCGACCGAGTAGTACGTTTGCGTGAACAGCTCGGCAGATTCGCCAAAGGCTGTCAGCGACATGGCGTTGGGGTGGTAGGGCAGGCTCTCGTCCAGCAGCAGGAGATCGTGTTGCCAGTTGAAGGCAATGTTTCGCTGCCCGGCCAGGCAGAGTTGACCGGTTTCCCGCAGGTGCTGGATGCGCGGGTCGATGGTCGACGGATCGATGCTGTCCGGCCATTCGCCCATCAGGCCCATGACCGTTGCGCGGTCGGTGGCGTGACCGACGCCGGTGGCTGAAAGCGAGCCATACAAACGGATTTCCACCCGCTTCACATCCAGCAGCAAATGCTGGTCGATCAGGGCCTGGGCGAAGGTCGCGGCGGCGCGCATCGGGCCGACGGTGTGGGAACTGGACGGGCCGATGCCGACTTTGAATAGATCGAAAACACTGATAGCCATGCTAAAGCCTTACAAGCAATGGAGTAGGAATCGC
The window above is part of the Pseudomonas fluorescens genome. Proteins encoded here:
- a CDS encoding L-serine ammonia-lyase; this translates as MAISVFDLFKVGIGPSSSHTVGPMRAAATFAQALIDQHLLLDVKRVEIRLYGSLSATGVGHATDRATVMGLMGEWPDSIDPSTIDPRIQHLRETGQLCLAGQRNIAFNWQHDLLLLDESLPYHPNAMSLTAFGESAELFTQTYYSVGGGFIIEAAEAESGVAPAGDVELPYDFSSAVELLALCKQHNLRVSELMMANERAWRSDAEIRQGLLHIWSVMRECVEQGLRHEGVLPGGLNVPRRAAKLHRSLLEIGKPNVISSTLSAMEWVNLFALAVNEENAAGGRMVTAPTNGAAGIIPAVLHYYMKFNPDASDDDVVAFFLGAAAVGILCKKNASISGAEVGCQGEVGSACAMAAAGLADVLGATPEQLENAAEIGLEHNLGLTCDPVGGLVQVPCIERNAIAAVKAINATQMALRGDGKHFISLDRVIRTMRDTGADMHDKYKETSRGGLAVSWVEC